The nucleotide sequence tagcctctaAATGAAAGAAGAGAGGTAGAGTAGAGAGTTAAGTgcagtgtagagtagagtagagtagagcagaggaATGAGAGCTACATGTTGGAAGTTTCAGTGCTACCAAATCAGAATTAAGGTGTTTCAATTGTTAACTGTTCTTAATAATAGGTTTGCAAGCAACCAGATAGTAGTAGATTTTGTAAACTTTGCTTTGATAACTTTTGtattgcatatcttattacctggatatctaaccttaaTCACTTTTTGTTGTGTTATCATCAGTCCAAGTTCCAGTCTAAGATGGAGGATCCAGAGAGGAGTAACATGAGTAGTCTGGACCTGTACTCAGACATGATCGGAGAGACGGAAGGAATGAATGTACAAGGGAGGAGAACAACACAGGAACACAGCATCATGAGCTCCATGGATCTGTACGAAGACATGCTCGGAGAGACAGAAGAAATTACTGAAGAGGCAGACCTGTATTCAGACATGCACGGAGAGACAGAAGGAATGAGTGTAGGAGGGAGGGGACAGGCCGAGGAACACAGCGTCATGAGCTCCATGGATCTGTATGAAGACATCATCGAGGAAGAGCGAGAAAATGAGAAGTTTGAAGAGGTGAtactatgtttttattttcgaaAAAAAGGTAGAGGTGAATATATAGTCTAAggccatacaaaatgtaggtgcagtgggttgttatgcACTGTTTAGGAAACTCCTGACCTCTTGGTCTCATGTCCACAAGCCTAGATTAGCAGCCATACGTCaaaatttttttattaaaaagtGAAAAGTAATACATGTTAATGCTTACCTCCGAGAACTGTTGTAGTCTTTGACTTGACAAGTTTGGCAGCACTTACAGAATCATCATcagttttcatcatcatcagtgaaTGCCCACCTAGTGATACTGTTCATTATTGCATGTCACAACTGGTGGGTTTTAGAATGTGCAGTGCGTGCACTTGTATGTTCAGTTAATATAACTGCTGATCTATTTTTTATTACCTTGTTTTCTCTCTTCAGCTAAGAAGCGAGGTCACCAAGACAGCAGGACAGATGGAGGATCTGATGGCTCAGATGGAAGATATACAGTCAGAGGTAAATGGTCTTAAGGAAAGTCTCAGGAACCTACAATACCCGTATACCCGAGTTCAGCATTTATACTGTAGCTGCAAATGCAGACAGGTTTGGCCCTAAGTACTACTGTTACCTGGGTAAGACAACACTAATCCTTTTAGCCCCAACTATGCTAAAAGGACAAAATTTACCCACTGTCATAAGCACATACTGCCAACTTTCATAAATGTTGCACATACACCCTTTCCCAGAGATTGAAAGGAATTTTTGGTAGACAGACATAAAATAAATTAGTTAAGTCATCTCCTTGTAGGACGAACAACATCCCTTGTTGGCACCATAACATTACATTATGGGGAGcatagatatacaatgtacatagtcCTTTCCtgttatgtgttttgtgtagtaCGGCTTTAGACTTAAATTGCTCTGTTGGTAGCTTGTTGTTATCAAAGTGGATCaaagtatatgtatatcattatgattcGCTGGATATGGCAGATGTATCAAAGGTTAGTTAGTATGCATGTCTCAAACCTTTTATGCTGTGTTGTACATGTGGATGGTGACAATTAGTGTCTTGCTCACTGTTGTTTATGTACTGTAGTTCTCCTTTTTGTTATATAACTTGATTGTTTGATTCCAGTTCAGCTCATTTATGTATTCTCATGTGGTTTCATTTGGTTATGAATTAAAATGACTGTTCTCCTCCTATCCCACTGAAACAGACCCTTGCTGCAGAGAACCATGCCCTGAAGAAGAACATCTCCACTGATAAAGCTCTCCTTTTTGCTGTGACTGGTTCAATTCTTGTTCGGCTTAtgcatgtacaacatgtattgcCTCTTGTGGGTTGATTTGGTTGTAGATTAAAAGAGCTGTCGTCCCTTCCTTTGGTTTGATTTGGTTGTGAATTAAAACGACTGTTCTCCTCGTGTCCCCCAGAAACAGACCCTTGCTGCAGAGAACCAGGCCCTGAAGAAGAACATCTCTGCTCTGTTTGTCACAGCAAAGGCAGAACTGGACAGGAAACAGAAGGAGATCGCACGGCTCAGGGCAGAGTAAGTCCAAGAAATCTGACAAGTCAAGATAACAGTTACAAGATAACAGGAACTGGATGGATTTGGATAGTAGTGTTTTCTTTTCACTTCacttcaatttatttattttaccaggaaatgACTCAGGTCAGACTAGACCTGCTTTAcaggcaatcctgggcacaTAGAAACAACACATGACCATACAGGCATATTTCAGTAACAGCATGTtacttttacacaaccagttaatatcacctgctgacgtttcaatgtctatcagacagcgaaatgtcagcaggtaagattaactggttgtgtaaaagaaaattctactATCCTGTGACCTGCCATCCTGATGAAATTGACTGGATAGATTTGcttccagttgcttaagtaactttCAACCTCTATATCtttctacctggatgtctgaacTTCAATTCATAGCTACAACTACAGCTGTATATagacctttttttaaatatttttgcaGTTTATTCTGTGACTTCTCTGCTTCAAAGTCATAACACTGCAAATAGCTGTTTCCAAGCTTTCCATATTACATCATTCTGTTGTACTACAGCATTCCCCATCATCTGCAAAATAAACTTCCATAAAAGTAAATAGATGTACAGTACTACCATGCACTTGTACTTGTTTTCTCATGAATGTCAAGAAATCGACTTAGATTAATATCTATCAACCAATTTTAGCCCGTGTACATCTGGATTGATCAATGATATTAAAAATTTGTGTCAGTAGAGTACATGCACATATATATAGTGTGCAGtctgtacacatacatgtataagcacaGTAGAGGTTTCACAATACTATAGTGCTGCATGTTTTGATTATGGAGTATACAGTACTACCATTACTTTTATCCACTTTTCCAATCAATGAAGTTCACTAAACTACACCTATAAAACTAAGATGCTGCATTCCAGTCAGGTCTGGGAAGTTATAGGTTTCCTATAGGCTGGATCAGGTCCAGATGTGCAGCTCAGCAATATCTGAGACTCACCCCGATATTCTGTCTGTCACTGCTGGGTTTACTGGGTTAGTATTGATCCATATTTGGTGATGGGGAAGACAGCAGGAAAGATTTTGTGTCAcaaggatgatgatgagggaTGGTACAGAAGTTATCAAGGGGTGGTGTGAAGATTGCAGAAAGGGATGGATCAGGAACTGTAGGGGTGAAGATAAAGGAAAAAATTGGGTTTTGGGTCCGATTGTGTTTTGTTCATTATTGTTCTATTGATTATTGATCATTTCTTGTTGCTTTTTTCCAGTTTGGAAATGATGCAAATGAGGAGAGGAGCACCCAGAATCCCTTACTCTGCCAGGCCTTCTGATAACAGGTGACAAATCTTTATGAATCTCTTCACTTCTTCATCTTACTTGTAAATTAGCGTTTCATGGTAGCTCTCCTAACATGCTGATTACCATAAAGAACATACAGTAAACAAATCCACCTTCTATAAAGGCATTTAATGTTGAAGAGTTGGTAGAGAGTTCTAAGTGACCAGCATTTAGTCCCTATAGTTACTGatgtatattttttgtttctattttgtagaGATGACCACAGCAGACCTGGACCCTCTGCTAGAGACCCCAAAGCCACTAGAGAGGCCAGCTCAACTCAGAGAGACCTGGCAGACAGGCATCAAGGTGCCTGCAGACAGAGCAACATTGGAAGTTATCACCAGGAAAAGTCTCCAGAGAGAGAAAGTAGAAGAGAAGGACCCTCTGGTAGAGACTCTAAACCCACAAGAGAGGCCAGTTCAATTCAGAGGGACATGACAGGCAGGCAACAGTCTTATCCGCAAGTAAATCTCCCAGACACAAGTAGAAGGGAAAGAACTGATGACTTGAAGTCAAATCCTGATCACAGCAGACCTGGGTCATTAAGTAGAGAGTCCACCATCACACAAGAGGCCAGTTCAAGCCACAGTGACCTAAAAGACAGGCAGCATCAACATGGGAAACGTAACAACATGACAAGTCATCAGCAGGGAGAGTCTCCAGATGGAGAAAGAAGTAGAAAAGAAGTAGCTGATGTCTTAAAGTCACATCCTGAGCACCACAGGACACAGACTGGAGACTTAAGATGTTCTCAGTCTCCTGAGAGAGACAAGGACAGGAGAGATGGTGCCAGGAATAGGGCATGTCGCTCCAAACATTCAAAACCTGAGCTAAAAAGTAGAGAAACAAAAGAACAGACAGCTCATAAAATAGTCAGTGTACATGCTACAGAAAGGACATCTGGAGAAGGGCGTAAGCCCAGACAGGTAAGCCAGGATACAGATAAACTAGAAACAAAAGAAAGAGAAGCGATTGAAGGCACAGATAAAAAAGCATCTCAACATGTTCATGCTCAAGAAAAAAGTAAGTCAACTGAATACAGAGATGAGGTGACAAGTCCTCACGGCCCGCACACGCCGTCTTCTCCTTACCCTTTCTCTGAGGAAGAAGTAAAGGTGGGCCAAACGTCTCCTAAGGAAGCTGTGACAGGAGGTCCAAAGACTCCTCCAGAACCTTACCCATATGAAGATGCTGTGAGTAGGAACTTAAGAAATTACAAAGATAAGCATCACAAACAAGAAGGGAGGAAAAAAAGGGTGGCGGATGATGAGAGTAGAAGACATTCTGGGGAAGGGAAGAAAGATTCTGCCTACTGCTCATCTGGGAGTGAGAGCCTCTCTAGAAACAGTCGGGAAAAAAGTGTTGAAGATAAGAGAGAGGAAGATGAAAAATACAGAAGGAGAAAGGATATCTCTAAAGCCGACCTAAAATCAAGGAAACAGTCCGGAGATTCATCCAGAGAAAAACATGAGAATGATGGTAGAAGTAGTCATGAAAAAAGTTCAGAAGACAAGAGAACAGAGAGTGACAAAGACGGAGGGAGAGAACACATCTCTAAGGGTGATTTGagacagaaactacatgtacgtcAGAAGAAAGAGTCCAGAAATAGGTCCCAAGAAAGATCTTCTGATGATTATAAAAGGAGGGACCATGACAAAAGGAGAGCAGATGAACAGAGAGATCATAACTCAAGGAAAAGTAAGGAAGACAGGCATGGGAAGGAATCTGATGGCAGGACAACAGAGAGGGGGAGGAGAAAACACAGGGAGGAAAGATCTACAGAGAGGGACAGAAGTAATGCCAGACTGCAGAGGGAGGAGAGGAGGAACTCCTCAAGAGGAGACAAAAGTGACAGGAGCCAACCTTCTAGGGACACAAGGGAGGCTCACAAAAGAAAGAGGTCATCTTCAGGTGAGCTGAGACGTCTTGAAGAAAGAACAAAAGTCTCACCTCCAAGGAAGAAGCAATATGGGAAGGATTCTGATGGACGTCAACAGTCTCGGGAAATGAAAAAGTCCAGCTCAAGACACAGGGACAGGTCTGAAGGAAGAGACAAGGAGAGGTTAAGACGGAGAAGCAGTGAAAGGGCAGACCGTCTCCATGACAACAGCAAGGAGCCTGACAGAAGGGGTCATAGGTCAAAGTTCGTGAGCTACAGATACAGGTCTGAAGACAGTGATGGTGACCCTGACAGGTACCGATCTCTGAGCGTGGAGACTAACTCAACATCGGGAAGCAGTTCAGCTTGTAGTGTTGCTGCCCTTAATGATGTTCAGAAATACTTACCTACTAGCTTTGAGGGCAGTCTTCGCGCTTCGAGGAGTCGGGAAGCTGGACTGCAAGAGAGCGGAACAGCTTTGACAAGTCCTGTTGGAGGCAGTTATATCAGTGAAGAGCCATTGGTTGACATGGTAGGAGAGGGGACAGGAGTTTTAGATGGACAAGCCAAAGAAGAGAAGAGTCAGAAACAGTACAGGGGCAATGATGAACACTTGACCAGTCCTCTAAGAGGCAGGGATGACAGAGGAAGATCCTCACAGAACAGCCCTGACTGTGCCACTGACAGGACAGAAGCTGTAAGCAGCCAGCATTCAGTACCAGCAAGTGATCAACTCCAGGCAACACGTGATGAAAGTGAGATGGAAGAAGTGACCAGCACCACAACTGAGCAGCCAGACAGAAGAGCAACAGTCAGAGAAAAGCTTCTTTCCGAGAGTGCTGAAGAGTTGGGCATGATCTTCGCTCCCGTGAAGAGGAAGAGGGAAGATGCCAAACAGGAATATGTAAGTTCCCCTGCTGCTAAGAAGAAAAAGGCTGCCCAGAACTCTCCAACGAAAAAGACAAGACTGTCTCCAAGGAAGAATCTGAAGGAAAGTCCATCCAAGAAAGTCACATGTAGTCCTACGAAGTCTCCTCAAAAGATCCCTCAGGAAGGTGAAGACTCAACTGAAATTACTCCAAGCACTTTTGTGTCTCCTCCAAAAACTCCTAAGAAGTCCCCGCAAACGTCTCCTAAGAAGGCAGCTACATCTCCGCACAAGAGTTCAAAGAAGGTCTTCAAGTCCCCTCAGAAGACGCCCAGGAAATCATCAGTAGGCACTCCCAAGAAGAAGTCTAAGTCACCGAAGAAGACAGAAAACCTGGTGGAGAAGTGCAGGAGCATCGTGTGGACAGGGAAGAGCGCCCGAGGGAAGACCGTCAACCTCTTCCACATCGAGTACGAGACGGGGGACCACTCGGCGCGGGAGGTGTTCCGCAACTCGCCCCTCCTCAGCCCGGtgagttgattgattgattttgattgatttatttatttctgtcgaggtaggttagacatccaggtaataggatacaccaaaaagtagttactcaagcaactggatatggttttagaAATGGGCAGACATTTCAACTggcatccaccagttttcgatctctttctatctccagcagtgatgtcaggaacacatACTTATGACCTcctacaaaagtggtgtgttcctgacgtcactgttggagatagaaagggtcattctgtaaACAAGGTGGACagagattgaccaaaaaattaGAGGggtccctatagtttaattcagtgttggaagtaaagtgttagcaatgtttctataatcatcatcatcatcatcggtcaacgtttctataatgtattctaccaacacagatgaactttcatgctatgaAATGTTTGGTTGTCCTTTACTAATAGTGACTTTTTTGAACAGGTgaagccccccacccccctgcTGAACCTGAGTGCCAGGAGCAGCGATGTGGAACCCCCCAGCGGTGAGGACTCCTGTAGCCTCCCCCTCCCCGCCATCAGCGCTCAGCTCAAGACAGATAACAAACTGGAGATGGAGCGACCAGTGccttgttaccatggcaacctcGGTTTCAGCGGTCTCCATGGCAACACAGGTACTTCTTCACAAAGCAGAACAGAAACAGTGAGCCTACAGCAAAGAGAGCAGAGATTATCAGAGAGTTCCAAAATTGTTGACAATCTCGGCTTCAGCGGTCTGCATGGCAATGCAGGTACTTCTTCGCAAGATAGAACAGAAACAGTGAACTTACAGCACGAAGAGCAGAGATTATCTGAAAGTTCGAGAATTGTTACATCATTGCTACCTCCTATTGCATCAAGTGAAGACACTTGCAGGAGTGGGTCTTCTATAGAGGAGCAAGACTTCCCCAGCACACAAGTTCCTTTCAGCAGAGGGCTTTCTGAGATCTCCGAGATGCAACAACCTGTCTCTGTCCATCTCCCTACAAATGATTCAAAACAGCAGACCAACTCATCCGAATCAACCGGGCCGTTTGAGGTCAGTATAAATGCTGGGGATGCAACCAAGTCATCATCTTCGGATTCAAACTGTGAGGACAATATGCTAACGCAAGATGGCCACACATCCCTGCAAAAATCAGGAGATGACAAAGGTGAGGAACTTGTTTCAACAGAGGACAACAGTGCAGAGGATTCtggaaaaggaaaggaaagggaaGAGCTGCACTTGAAAACTGATGGGGATCTCCGAAGAAGTGTCGAATCTAGTTTGCTCAGTATAAGCAACGAGTTCGACTCCAGTACAGCAAACCTTTCCAACGAGGAGCTCTTTGCTGTCGAGGTGCTCGCACAACTCGCTGCTGCAGCAAAAACACCAACACAAAGCCCTGTGAAGCCTGGGTTTTCCCTTCAACAGATGTCCCCTCAGAAACGTGTCACCAAGAAAAGCCCAATGAAGGTAGCCGTGACAGGGTCAACGCCCTTCAGGTTGTTCTCCCCAGGGAGAATGGAACCTACCATTGCAGCAGAAGTAGAGGTGGGGTCAGGGTGTACTCCTAAAAAGGGCTCGAGGCAGAGAAAGGGAATGGATTCACCATTTATTCCTCCTCAGCAATCAACCTCAAGTAACAAAACAGAAAAGGACAGACACATTAGCAAGAAGGGGAAGAAACACAAGAAGGGCAGTGAAAAAGTCTTAAAGGAAGATGAAATTATGTTAAACCACCTTAAAAGGGACAGAAATGATTCAAAGCTGTTTGAAGAAGTTGTAGCAATGTCTGAAGAAGACAATAAAAACAGTAAATCCAAGAAGGCAAAACAAGACAAAGTGCCTCCGCTTGAAGTCAAGCCCTTAAGATCCAGCCCAAGGAAGCCACATGGTGACATTGCTGATGCTGCAAAACTTCATAAACCAAGCCCAAGAAAAAGTCCCAGAAAGGCCAGTACTGCGACTCCTGTGAAAAGCAGGGAAGCAACGAATAAGAAAAAATCTCCTACCAAAAGTATCacctcaacaacaacaacagacatcAGCAAACAGAAGACAAAAGACTCCAAACAAGGAGGAAAAGTTGAAGCTAGCCTGCAAGAAAGCAAAACTTTTACACAACATGaggaaaacaaagccagagaaTCAAGCACAAGTCCTCCTACACCGGGAAATGATGGTAAGACATTACCATCCACCTGTGTGTGGCAGACTAGGGAGACAGGAGCAACATTTAGTGACTCAGAGCAGAACTCTCTTCCAGACAGTATGCTACATGATGACCTAAAAGAGATGCATAACACTCTTATCCTCTCCCCCAAATCTAATGGACTGCAGACTATGGCAAAGCAGCATAATGTAGCGCAGAGTGAAACATCTGCTCACAGTGATTCGAAAACTAATGATCCCTCCCTTACTGCTACAATCGGAGTGGACAGCAGCAAACAAGTCCAAAGTAGTTGTCAAAAAGCAATCCCAGGTGACCCAGAATTAAGTCAGAGGGGCTTATTGATTGTGCCAATACCAAGCAGGAAATGTGTTTCACAGAACTTGCAGCAATCTGATTGTGATAAGAAAGACTACCCAGTAACAGAATTGATGGGAAAAACAAGTAGTAAAACTCATGACGTACATAACAATATAGAAACAGTGCCAAATGATAGCTTGAAGGAACGGATGCAAAAAGAACCAGAGCAGGTGGTCACGAGCACTTCTTCTCTTCTGCATCCCTCTAAAAACTGTCCAGACACAGACCTTGTTCAGAAGGAAGCTGAACCAAAGCAAGTTACAAAGAACCACAGTCCTGAAGACCAAGGCAGCAATACACTCAGCAACAAAAGTAGGGTGGGATGCGGAATGGATCTGCCAAGTACCAAGGAAGACATCAATGTGGTACAAGATATTGAAGTGCTGCAGAAAGTAGAAATGATGGAGAGTGCTACTGTATGCTATGAACAAAACCAAGCTACAGTAGATAGACAAAGAGTAGCAATTAAAGAGACATTGTCTCAGACTGCTTTGTCTCAGGAGAAAGGAGGAACTGAAACAGGGGAGTGCACTTCAGATGAGGAAGAGCTCGATACTGTTGTCAGACATGCAGTGCAAGGATGTAAGCCAAAGTCTTCTCTGTGTATGAAGAGAGATCTTGAACAGGAATATGAAGAAGGGGAGTGTGCATCAGATGGGGAAAGGCTTCATGTTGACAAACATGGAGAGCAAACATCTAATAAAGAACATGAAGAAGTAAAGTGCTCATCATCAGATGAGAAAGGGTTCCTTACTCTCCAACAAACAGTTGTAGTGCAAGCATCTGATAAACAGACTCGGTCAGAGGAGATAGATGTAGCAGAACAAGAACCTGAAGAAGGCGAGTGTACATCATCAGATGAGGAGGAACTTGACACCACCATCTTGTTGCCTTTTAACACCTTAGAAGAGAAAGGGGCACACAACTCCATCGAGATGGAGACTGGCGCTTCCTTCAACAGTGACACCAGCCTACCACGCCCCTCCACGCCCTGCGGTCTGCGCCAGGAGATGACCTTGGACCAGTTCTCTGTCCTTGACCCCGACGACCTCCGGTGCCAGAGCGCCATGTCCATCGATGTGCGTC is from Branchiostoma floridae strain S238N-H82 unplaced genomic scaffold, Bfl_VNyyK Sc7u5tJ_1548, whole genome shotgun sequence and encodes:
- the LOC118408029 gene encoding microtubule-associated protein futsch-like — its product is MEDPERSNMSSLDLYSDMIGETEGMNVQGRRTTQEHSIMSSMDLYEDMLGETEEITEEADLYSDMHGETEGMSVGGRGQAEEHSVMSSMDLYEDIIEEERENEKFEELRSEVTKTAGQMEDLMAQMEDIQSEKQTLAAENQALKKNISALFVTAKAELDRKQKEIARLRADLEMMQMRRGAPRIPYSARPSDNRDDHSRPGPSARDPKATREASSTQRDLADRHQGACRQSNIGSYHQEKSPERESRREGPSGRDSKPTREASSIQRDMTGRQQSYPQVNLPDTSRRERTDDLKSNPDHSRPGSLSRESTITQEASSSHSDLKDRQHQHGKRNNMTSHQQGESPDGERSRKEVADVLKSHPEHHRTQTGDLRCSQSPERDKDRRDGARNRACRSKHSKPELKSRETKEQTAHKIVSVHATERTSGEGRKPRQVSQDTDKLETKEREAIEGTDKKASQHVHAQEKSKSTEYRDEVTSPHGPHTPSSPYPFSEEEVKVGQTSPKEAVTGGPKTPPEPYPYEDAVSRNLRNYKDKHHKQEGRKKRVADDESRRHSGEGKKDSAYCSSGSESLSRNSREKSVEDKREEDEKYRRRKDISKADLKSRKQSGDSSREKHENDGRSSHEKSSEDKRTESDKDGGREHISKGDLRQKLHVRQKKESRNRSQERSSDDYKRRDHDKRRADEQRDHNSRKSKEDRHGKESDGRTTERGRRKHREERSTERDRSNARLQREERRNSSRGDKSDRSQPSRDTREAHKRKRSSSGELRRLEERTKVSPPRKKQYGKDSDGRQQSREMKKSSSRHRDRSEGRDKERLRRRSSERADRLHDNSKEPDRRGHRSKFVSYRYRSEDSDGDPDRYRSLSVETNSTSGSSSACSVAALNDVQKYLPTSFEGSLRASRSREAGLQESGTALTSPVGGSYISEEPLVDMVGEGTGVLDGQAKEEKSQKQYRGNDEHLTSPLRGRDDRGRSSQNSPDCATDRTEAVSSQHSVPASDQLQATRDESEMEEVTSTTTEQPDRRATVREKLLSESAEELGMIFAPVKRKREDAKQEYVSSPAAKKKKAAQNSPTKKTRLSPRKNLKESPSKKVTCSPTKSPQKIPQEGEDSTEITPSTFVSPPKTPKKSPQTSPKKAATSPHKSSKKVFKSPQKTPRKSSVGTPKKKSKSPKKTENLVEKCRSIVWTGKSARGKTVNLFHIEYETGDHSAREVFRNSPLLSPVKPPTPLLNLSARSSDVEPPSGEDSCSLPLPAISAQLKTDNKLEMERPVPCYHGNLGFSGLHGNTGTSSQSRTETVSLQQREQRLSESSKIVDNLGFSGLHGNAGTSSQDRTETVNLQHEEQRLSESSRIVTSLLPPIASSEDTCRSGSSIEEQDFPSTQVPFSRGLSEISEMQQPVSVHLPTNDSKQQTNSSESTGPFEVSINAGDATKSSSSDSNCEDNMLTQDGHTSLQKSGDDKGEELVSTEDNSAEDSGKGKEREELHLKTDGDLRRSVESSLLSISNEFDSSTANLSNEELFAVEVLAQLAAAAKTPTQSPVKPGFSLQQMSPQKRVTKKSPMKVAVTGSTPFRLFSPGRMEPTIAAEVEVGSGCTPKKGSRQRKGMDSPFIPPQQSTSSNKTEKDRHISKKGKKHKKGSEKVLKEDEIMLNHLKRDRNDSKLFEEVVAMSEEDNKNSKSKKAKQDKVPPLEVKPLRSSPRKPHGDIADAAKLHKPSPRKSPRKASTATPVKSREATNKKKSPTKSITSTTTTDISKQKTKDSKQGGKVEASLQESKTFTQHEENKARESSTSPPTPGNDELAAI